Proteins encoded by one window of Leptospiraceae bacterium:
- a CDS encoding DegT/DnrJ/EryC1/StrS aminotransferase family protein: MPISRGSIRHSVREDLVYLFHSLVNPKGIARRQFYTKKNLCEKISKKFNYDNVVLFPYARTAFHAILVSLNLPKNSEILVTPITIGPMLEVIKTLGHKPVFVDIELETFCVDLNDLKTKLKTKPPCFLLTYLFGYVPNIEEIASICQENNTLLIEDISHNISASYNGKFLGSFGYASIYSASLLKYVDGYNGAFVATKDKELVQLLESEVSKYIEPNPRRIARIIQTTLVWNISLNRIPFSVFVYPLLWLIKKFNRNKFEQILGARIKYFIHNKLQIFISKI, encoded by the coding sequence ATGCCAATAAGCCGAGGATCAATAAGACATTCTGTAAGAGAGGATTTAGTTTATTTATTTCATTCATTAGTAAATCCTAAAGGAATTGCGAGACGCCAATTCTATACAAAGAAAAATTTGTGTGAAAAAATTAGTAAGAAGTTTAATTACGATAATGTTGTATTATTTCCATATGCGAGGACTGCATTTCATGCAATATTAGTTTCACTGAATCTTCCAAAGAACAGTGAAATACTTGTCACACCTATTACAATTGGTCCTATGCTGGAAGTTATCAAAACCTTAGGACATAAACCTGTTTTTGTCGATATTGAATTAGAAACTTTCTGTGTAGATTTAAATGATCTTAAAACTAAGCTGAAAACAAAACCTCCTTGTTTTCTTCTAACCTATTTATTTGGATATGTTCCCAATATTGAGGAAATTGCTAGTATATGCCAAGAGAATAATACTCTTTTAATAGAGGATATTTCTCACAATATCTCTGCAAGTTATAATGGTAAATTTTTAGGTTCTTTTGGATACGCATCTATATACAGTGCATCTCTCCTTAAATATGTAGATGGATACAATGGTGCTTTCGTTGCAACTAAGGATAAAGAGCTAGTACAATTATTAGAATCAGAAGTCTCTAAGTATATAGAACCTAATCCTCGTCGAATAGCTAGGATAATTCAAACAACATTGGTTTGGAATATAAGCTTAAATAGAATTCCTTTTTCAGTTTTTGTATATCCATTACTCTGGTTGATTAAAAAGTTCAATCGCAACAAATTTGAACAGATACTTGGAGCTAGAATTAAGTATTTTATTCATAATAAACTTCAGATTTTTATTTCGAAGATATAG
- a CDS encoding acyltransferase, which yields MILIIAALRRYLMMVGMSLIPFSNMRAYLLRLCGVKVGKGCYIGFNVICDTNYAEMIEIGDLVTISHNTVIFTHTATPSNSYLSKIYNQVKNVKISDGSWIGANCTILPGVVIGENCMIGAGSVVSKNTESYSLYAGNPCKKIKDIPRPIL from the coding sequence ATGATATTAATAATAGCCGCTCTTAGAAGGTATTTAATGATGGTAGGGATGTCTTTAATACCTTTTTCAAATATGAGGGCTTATCTCTTGCGTCTATGTGGGGTAAAGGTTGGTAAAGGCTGTTATATTGGATTTAATGTAATATGTGATACAAATTATGCTGAAATGATTGAGATAGGAGATCTAGTTACAATCTCACACAATACAGTAATTTTTACACATACAGCAACACCTTCAAATAGTTACCTAAGTAAAATATACAACCAAGTAAAGAATGTGAAAATATCTGATGGATCATGGATAGGGGCTAATTGTACAATTTTACCTGGAGTTGTTATCGGAGAAAATTGTATGATAGGTGCAGGATCTGTTGTAAGTAAAAATACGGAATCTTATAGTCTCTACGCAGGAAATCCATGTAAAAAAATTAAAGATATTCCTCGCCCTATCTTATAG
- a CDS encoding TIGR04452 family lipoprotein, producing MKKTLSIILVLFVLGQCVILDPLGLTNDRIKGSEAASQIRSAAITQDLLLGIVLIGRPIISVWSIVADKLAGIDSGAYYLKSDVNKCVSDIKGFKGFVLGSTLTVLTSCKLDKPDGILLGDPLPKL from the coding sequence ATGAAAAAAACACTAAGTATTATTTTGGTTCTGTTTGTATTGGGACAGTGTGTTATTTTGGATCCATTGGGTTTAACAAATGATCGTATCAAAGGCTCTGAGGCAGCAAGTCAAATTAGAAGCGCAGCCATAACCCAAGATCTTCTATTAGGGATTGTCCTTATTGGAAGACCAATTATTTCTGTATGGTCTATTGTAGCAGATAAGCTAGCAGGAATCGATTCTGGAGCTTATTATCTAAAAAGTGATGTAAATAAATGCGTAAGTGATATTAAGGGCTTTAAAGGTTTTGTTCTTGGCTCTACTCTCACTGTTCTTACTTCGTGTAAACTAGACAAACCAGACGGAATACTTCTTGGTGATCCATTACCAAAACTATAA
- a CDS encoding Cache 3/Cache 2 fusion domain-containing protein, with protein MTLWEKGFYVGARFIGIDITKDLEDLKSKIRKIKIGETGYSYVMSYNETNKAERSLLHKNKK; from the coding sequence ATAACTCTGTGGGAAAAGGGCTTTTATGTTGGCGCTCGATTCATTGGAATTGATATTACGAAAGATTTAGAAGACTTAAAATCTAAGATTCGAAAAATAAAAATTGGTGAGACCGGTTATAGCTATGTGATGAGTTATAACGAAACGAATAAGGCTGAAAGGAGTCTGCTACACAAGAACAAAAAATAG